In one Candidatus Eisenbacteria bacterium genomic region, the following are encoded:
- a CDS encoding bifunctional 5,10-methylenetetrahydrofolate dehydrogenase/5,10-methenyltetrahydrofolate cyclohydrolase produces the protein DETWVRPGAIVVDVGIHRTEDGRLVGDVEASSVGEIASWLSPVPGGVGPMTVACLMANAVRAAELQGGAEA, from the coding sequence TCGACGAGACCTGGGTGCGGCCCGGGGCGATCGTCGTCGATGTGGGGATCCACCGAACGGAGGACGGTCGCCTTGTCGGCGATGTCGAGGCCTCGTCGGTCGGGGAGATCGCCTCCTGGCTCAGTCCAGTCCCGGGGGGCGTCGGGCCGATGACGGTCGCATGTCTGATGGCCAACGCGGTTCGCGCGGCGGAGCTGCAGGGCGGAGCGGAGGCATGA